A single Methanofastidiosum sp. DNA region contains:
- a CDS encoding MoaD/ThiS family protein: MIKVKLYAEYRDMLGKNEIDVPCDQMTFKEIIEYISNKYDKEFVNAAIQNGKINEYMLVMVDDRMLTSIDDTVKSGETLKILATAHGG; the protein is encoded by the coding sequence ATGATCAAAGTAAAACTATATGCAGAATATCGGGATATGTTAGGAAAAAACGAGATAGATGTACCATGCGATCAAATGACCTTCAAAGAAATCATTGAATACATTTCAAATAAGTATGACAAAGAATTTGTAAATGCAGCTATCCAGAATGGAAAAATCAATGAATATATGCTTGTAATGGTCGACGATAGAATGCTTACATCAATAGATGACACAGTTAAAAGCGGTGAAACCCTAAAAATACTTGCTACAGCGCATGGAGGGTAA
- a CDS encoding TIGR00266 family protein, protein MTFCASCGSQNPDGSQFCTGCGAKLGAGGQANPGFSGGGQGYKFEIKDRPVFSILNINMSSGQSIVAEAGAMVTMSSNVSIKTEMKGGLGGALKRGVLGGESLFMNTFTSNGPGTISFAPGYPGDITHIKMKGDTWFLQGGAYMCCSPEITIDTKFQGLKGLVSGEGLFFLKADGVGDLFISNYGSIIEKELKGESFKVDTGHLVAFSSGITYNIEKIGGWKSTILSGEGLIANVSGTGKVLLQTRCAQALAQWLVPFMPSGGGAGGGGFKIGLS, encoded by the coding sequence ATGACATTTTGTGCAAGTTGTGGTTCGCAGAATCCCGATGGCAGTCAATTCTGTACCGGTTGTGGTGCTAAATTAGGTGCCGGAGGACAAGCAAATCCCGGATTTTCAGGTGGAGGTCAGGGATATAAATTTGAAATTAAAGATAGACCTGTTTTTAGTATTTTAAATATTAATATGAGTAGTGGACAATCAATAGTAGCAGAAGCAGGTGCAATGGTAACAATGTCCTCTAATGTCAGCATAAAAACTGAAATGAAAGGCGGACTTGGTGGGGCCTTAAAGAGAGGCGTTCTTGGTGGGGAATCTTTATTTATGAATACATTCACAAGCAACGGCCCAGGGACTATTAGCTTTGCTCCGGGATATCCAGGGGATATAACGCATATAAAAATGAAAGGCGATACATGGTTCTTGCAAGGAGGAGCCTATATGTGCTGCTCACCAGAGATAACTATTGATACCAAATTCCAAGGACTAAAAGGATTGGTATCTGGAGAGGGTTTATTCTTCCTAAAAGCTGATGGTGTTGGAGACCTATTTATCTCAAATTATGGATCAATAATAGAAAAAGAGCTAAAGGGGGAATCATTCAAAGTCGATACTGGTCACCTTGTAGCATTTTCTAGCGGTATTACTTATAATATCGAAAAGATCGGGGGTTGGAAGTCTACAATCCTAAGCGGTGAAGGTCTTATTGCAAATGTTTCTGGTACTGGAAAAGTATTGCTACAAACAAGATGTGCACAAGCTCTTGCCCAATGGCTTGTACCGTTCATGCCCTCAGGTGGCGGTGCAGGTGGAGGCGGTTTTAAAATAGGATTAAGCTAA
- a CDS encoding DEAD/DEAH box helicase, with protein MDFPKPLIVQGDRSMFLEVANPLYEDARDDISRFSELEKSPEHIHTYRLSDLSLWNAAAAGLTSEEVINILLKYSRYDIPSNVISDIKDIMSRFGRLSLKKINEDLVLFSQDELLIKEIQNNERIKKYVLDTIDDNTLKVDPNSRGFLKQDLIKIGWPALDLAGYEDGDYLEINLLGTTKSGVNFQLRKYQEDAVNVFYRGGGVEGGSGTIVLPCGAGKTVIGMGVMAKVKTNTLITCPNVIAVRQWIDEILDKTDIPREKIGEYTGEVKEIREITVTTYQILTYRSKKEDEFTHFNIFDKKNWGLIIYDEVHLLPAPVFQVTAHIQSKRRLGLTATLVREDGREKDVFSLIGPKKFDMPWKNLEQQGWIAEAICYEIRVHMPEKSRIVYATSDDRNKYRIAAENPFKYEILKKIIEHHKNDRILIIGMYIEQLEKIAESLKAPLITGKIPNKERERIYSDFRKGKISILVVSKVANFAIDLPDANVAIQVSGTFGSRQEEAQRLGRILRPKKDGSSAKFYSIVTKDTRDQEYSANRQIFLTEQGYKYVIVDDHNIDCILKK; from the coding sequence ATGGATTTTCCAAAACCTTTAATTGTACAGGGAGACCGATCAATGTTCCTTGAGGTGGCCAATCCCTTGTACGAAGATGCTAGAGACGACATTTCAAGATTCTCAGAACTTGAGAAGAGCCCTGAACACATTCACACGTATAGGCTTTCTGATCTATCTCTTTGGAACGCTGCAGCCGCAGGGCTTACGAGTGAAGAAGTTATCAATATTCTTTTGAAATACTCAAGGTATGATATCCCTTCCAATGTTATAAGCGACATTAAGGACATAATGTCTAGATTTGGAAGGCTTTCTTTAAAAAAGATTAACGAGGATTTAGTTCTTTTTTCACAAGACGAGCTTCTTATTAAAGAAATTCAGAACAACGAGCGTATAAAAAAATACGTCCTTGATACTATAGATGATAATACCCTTAAGGTAGATCCCAATAGCAGAGGATTTTTGAAACAAGATTTAATTAAGATTGGGTGGCCTGCCCTTGATTTGGCAGGTTACGAAGATGGAGACTATTTGGAGATTAACCTCCTAGGTACTACAAAAAGTGGAGTCAATTTCCAATTAAGAAAATATCAGGAAGATGCCGTAAATGTTTTCTACAGGGGTGGCGGAGTAGAAGGAGGTAGCGGAACAATTGTCCTTCCTTGCGGGGCAGGTAAGACAGTAATTGGTATGGGCGTCATGGCGAAAGTAAAGACTAATACCTTAATTACTTGTCCAAATGTTATTGCTGTTAGGCAGTGGATTGATGAAATATTAGATAAAACTGATATCCCGCGAGAGAAGATAGGCGAATATACTGGCGAAGTAAAAGAAATAAGGGAGATAACGGTAACAACATACCAAATATTGACCTATAGAAGCAAGAAAGAAGATGAATTTACCCACTTCAATATATTTGACAAGAAGAATTGGGGCCTTATAATATATGATGAGGTTCATCTACTACCTGCGCCCGTATTCCAAGTTACAGCCCACATACAATCAAAGAGAAGACTTGGATTAACAGCTACTTTGGTAAGGGAAGACGGAAGGGAAAAAGATGTTTTCAGCCTTATTGGGCCAAAGAAATTTGACATGCCTTGGAAAAATCTTGAACAGCAGGGTTGGATAGCAGAAGCTATATGCTATGAAATTAGGGTGCATATGCCTGAAAAATCTAGAATAGTATATGCCACATCTGACGATAGAAACAAGTACAGGATAGCTGCAGAAAATCCCTTCAAATATGAAATTTTAAAGAAAATAATTGAGCATCACAAAAATGATAGAATTCTTATTATTGGTATGTACATAGAACAACTTGAAAAAATTGCAGAATCTCTTAAAGCCCCACTAATAACTGGTAAAATTCCAAACAAAGAGAGGGAAAGAATATACTCTGATTTTAGAAAAGGTAAGATTAGTATTCTTGTTGTGTCTAAAGTGGCAAATTTTGCCATAGACTTGCCAGATGCAAATGTGGCTATCCAAGTTTCAGGTACTTTTGGGTCGCGACAAGAAGAAGCCCAGAGATTAGGGAGGATATTAAGGCCAAAGAAAGATGGATCATCTGCAAAGTTTTATTCAATTGTCACTAAAGATACCAGAGATCAAGAATACTCTGCAAATAGACAAATATTTTTAACAGAGCAAGGATACAAATATGTTATAGTTGATGACCATAATATAGACTGTATATTAAAAAAGTGA
- a CDS encoding winged helix-turn-helix domain-containing protein — translation MDKDKKILLWLIAGSRGGVNRALILRYIISSPSNANRISMATGIEYKTVQHHLGILEKNGLLSAVGDKYGKTYFPSELLDKNINSFNEICKDMGLDVDEFKK, via the coding sequence ATGGACAAAGACAAAAAAATACTCTTGTGGCTTATTGCAGGTTCAAGAGGCGGCGTGAATAGGGCATTAATCCTGAGATATATAATTTCTAGCCCTTCAAATGCCAATAGAATATCCATGGCCACAGGCATAGAATACAAAACTGTCCAGCATCATTTGGGTATATTAGAGAAAAATGGTCTTTTATCCGCAGTCGGAGATAAATATGGAAAGACATATTTTCCTTCAGAATTACTTGACAAAAATATTAATAGCTTTAATGAGATTTGTAAAGATATGGGGTTAGATGTTGATGAGTTTAAAAAATAA
- the larA gene encoding nickel-dependent lactate racemase: MKLNIPYKKDKVLIEIPDKNLLGIVEPKEVKGSAKENVLKKAIENPTNNLPLKDFLKKHKSIIFLINDGQRPTPTKKVLDTIYPLMKPYMDKIEFMIATGSHRVPTEEEFNNIFGPYYSEFKSKITVHDSRKDELLQYIGKTQRGTELYINKKVLENEAIVTIGSSEPHYFAGYTGTRKSFLPGVSSIKTITANHKHALSPNSKTLSLKGNPVHDDMEDAVREIMKIKPNVFAINVVADGEGNIFDAQAGEIIEILYESAKAVDKLFCVPVPGKADIIVSVAPYPMDVSLYQSQKAIENTKLALKDGGILILVSSCRDGIGDKTFYDLLKDNDTPEEVIKATENNYILGYHKAAKIAELATCGEIWAVTDLEDKVLEQIFIAPHNSLQNSIDKALAQKGKDAKVLVFLDGSSTVPLV; this comes from the coding sequence ATGAAATTGAATATACCTTACAAGAAAGATAAAGTTTTGATAGAGATACCTGACAAAAATCTTCTTGGAATTGTTGAACCAAAGGAAGTTAAAGGCTCAGCAAAAGAAAATGTATTAAAAAAGGCAATTGAAAATCCAACAAATAATTTACCTTTAAAGGATTTTTTAAAGAAACACAAAAGTATAATTTTCCTGATAAATGACGGTCAAAGACCCACACCGACCAAGAAAGTTTTGGATACTATATATCCTCTAATGAAGCCGTATATGGATAAAATAGAGTTTATGATAGCCACAGGATCCCATAGAGTTCCAACAGAAGAGGAATTCAATAATATTTTTGGGCCATATTACTCAGAATTTAAAAGTAAAATCACAGTTCATGATTCTAGAAAAGATGAACTTCTTCAATACATAGGTAAGACACAAAGAGGCACTGAACTCTATATCAATAAGAAAGTACTTGAAAATGAAGCAATAGTTACAATAGGATCTTCTGAGCCACATTATTTTGCAGGTTATACAGGTACAAGAAAATCATTCTTGCCCGGAGTATCATCGATAAAAACAATAACAGCAAATCACAAGCATGCTCTTTCTCCCAACTCTAAGACATTATCTCTAAAGGGGAATCCAGTCCATGACGATATGGAAGATGCAGTAAGAGAGATAATGAAAATAAAACCAAACGTTTTTGCAATAAATGTCGTGGCCGATGGAGAAGGCAATATATTTGATGCGCAAGCTGGAGAAATAATAGAAATATTATACGAATCAGCTAAAGCTGTTGACAAATTATTTTGCGTACCTGTGCCAGGAAAGGCAGACATAATTGTATCAGTAGCCCCATATCCGATGGATGTTAGTTTATATCAATCCCAAAAAGCAATAGAAAACACAAAACTTGCTTTGAAAGACGGTGGTATTCTAATACTAGTTTCTAGTTGCAGAGATGGAATTGGAGATAAGACCTTCTATGATCTACTTAAAGATAACGACACACCCGAAGAAGTAATAAAAGCAACTGAAAATAATTATATACTCGGATACCATAAAGCCGCTAAAATTGCAGAGCTTGCAACATGTGGAGAGATATGGGCGGTAACTGATCTTGAGGACAAAGTTTTGGAGCAAATTTTTATAGCCCCCCACAATTCTCTTCAAAATTCGATAGACAAGGCCTTGGCACAAAAAGGCAAAGATGCAAAAGTTTTAGTATTCCTAGATGGGAGTTCAACTGTTCCCTTGGTATAA
- a CDS encoding PLP-dependent aminotransferase family protein — protein sequence MDDSIFSETAKRVKASEIREILKLTQKPGIISLAGGLPNPQTFPLEEIKKIVNDVLNSNNNGLQYGLTEGDPELRQYIAGMMGKYGIACTPDDILITSGSQQGLDLISKILINPGDVVIVEAPSYLGALSAFRSYLCDFVDVPSDGEGIRTDLLIETLETLKEDGKKPKILYLVPNFHNPTGITTSEKRRKEIIKIANDYDLVVVEDNPYGELRYEGEHLKAIKSYDTEGRVIYLGTYSKILAPGFRIAWALGTGELLKKMIIAKQAVDLHTNTFGQRIAAIYSQNYLDKHLVKILNFYKIKRDVMLSSLDEYMPNECKWTRPEGGMFNWIVLPEYVDTKEMFTDAINSNVAYVIGSAFYIEDNLGRHTMRLNFSFPKDEEINLGVKRLSEVIRRWL from the coding sequence ATGGACGATTCAATATTTTCAGAGACTGCAAAGAGAGTAAAAGCATCAGAGATAAGAGAAATCCTTAAGCTTACCCAAAAACCTGGGATAATCTCACTTGCAGGCGGTCTTCCAAATCCTCAAACGTTTCCGTTGGAAGAAATAAAAAAGATTGTAAATGACGTTTTAAACTCAAATAACAATGGCTTGCAGTATGGGCTTACAGAGGGTGACCCAGAGCTAAGACAATATATAGCTGGAATGATGGGTAAATATGGCATTGCCTGTACCCCAGACGATATTCTAATTACCAGCGGTTCACAACAAGGCCTTGATTTAATCTCTAAGATTCTAATAAATCCAGGAGATGTCGTTATAGTTGAGGCTCCAAGTTACCTTGGAGCGTTAAGTGCATTTAGATCATATCTCTGTGATTTCGTTGATGTTCCATCGGATGGTGAAGGGATAAGAACCGATTTATTAATCGAAACACTCGAGACCTTAAAAGAAGACGGAAAGAAACCAAAAATACTTTATTTAGTTCCAAACTTCCATAATCCCACAGGGATTACTACAAGTGAAAAGAGAAGAAAAGAAATAATTAAAATTGCTAATGATTATGATTTAGTGGTTGTTGAAGATAATCCCTATGGTGAACTTAGGTACGAAGGAGAACATCTAAAGGCCATAAAGTCTTATGATACTGAAGGGAGAGTCATTTATTTAGGAACGTACTCCAAGATACTCGCACCTGGATTTAGAATTGCATGGGCTTTGGGAACTGGGGAATTACTTAAAAAGATGATAATAGCAAAGCAAGCTGTAGATTTGCATACCAATACTTTTGGTCAGAGGATAGCAGCTATTTATTCTCAAAATTATTTGGACAAGCACCTAGTAAAGATACTGAATTTCTATAAAATCAAAAGAGATGTGATGTTATCCTCATTGGATGAATACATGCCAAATGAGTGTAAGTGGACTAGGCCTGAGGGAGGAATGTTCAATTGGATTGTGTTGCCTGAATATGTAGATACAAAAGAAATGTTTACCGATGCAATCAATTCAAATGTTGCTTATGTCATTGGAAGCGCTTTCTACATAGAAGATAACCTAGGAAGACACACAATGAGATTGAATTTCTCATTCCCGAAAGATGAGGAAATAAATCTAGGTGTCAAGAGACTTTCCGAAGTTATTAGGAGATGGCTTTAA
- a CDS encoding AI-2E family transporter, giving the protein MDRITATKLVITISILLLGIYLVYPIIPGILGGLIFSYAFHPVYDFIFQKLKRRGLSAALTTLFVSAPFLITLLYGFYKAVEQLTFVTQVLKKETPTTIFDLLGLEVQSSPFYGVISDTFPQIINISDFFASTMGQLPLTLMNVVVLFLSLFYFLNEKERVENYFERMIPNNYQNNIIEILGPTKKVINGLIYANVMSAMIMAFLATIGFLVIGVPYSFLLGLLTGLAALLPVVGPWTIFLPVGFYYILIGDIVQGFAVLTYGVIVLFILYNFYIFPKLGGNKAQLHPFIVLVGFLGGAYMFGALGILYGPIILGLLKGLTEGMFKDSTMKRKFFKL; this is encoded by the coding sequence ATGGATAGAATCACTGCAACTAAATTAGTAATCACTATTTCTATATTATTACTGGGAATATATCTTGTCTATCCTATAATACCTGGTATATTAGGGGGATTAATCTTTTCTTACGCATTTCATCCCGTTTATGATTTTATTTTTCAAAAATTGAAAAGGAGAGGACTATCGGCGGCATTAACAACTTTGTTTGTATCCGCACCATTTCTTATTACTTTGTTATACGGATTCTATAAAGCCGTAGAACAACTTACTTTTGTTACACAAGTCCTAAAAAAAGAAACACCAACTACTATATTTGACCTCTTAGGATTAGAGGTTCAAAGCAGCCCCTTCTATGGAGTAATATCCGATACGTTTCCCCAAATTATCAATATCTCTGATTTTTTTGCCAGCACAATGGGTCAACTTCCTCTTACTTTGATGAACGTTGTAGTATTATTCCTTTCTCTCTTCTATTTTTTGAATGAAAAAGAAAGAGTAGAAAATTATTTCGAAAGAATGATTCCAAATAATTATCAAAATAATATAATTGAGATACTTGGGCCCACAAAGAAGGTAATTAATGGCTTAATTTATGCGAACGTTATGAGCGCAATGATTATGGCATTTCTTGCCACAATTGGTTTTTTAGTAATAGGTGTCCCCTACTCTTTCCTTTTGGGTCTTTTAACAGGATTAGCTGCACTCTTACCTGTAGTTGGCCCGTGGACTATCTTCTTGCCCGTTGGATTTTATTACATTTTAATTGGCGACATAGTCCAAGGGTTTGCAGTATTGACATACGGGGTCATAGTTCTTTTCATATTATATAATTTCTATATTTTTCCAAAACTTGGAGGGAATAAAGCACAGCTACATCCATTTATTGTTTTGGTGGGGTTCTTGGGCGGAGCGTACATGTTTGGTGCATTGGGGATTCTGTACGGGCCTATAATTTTAGGATTATTAAAAGGCCTTACAGAGGGGATGTTCAAAGATTCAACAATGAAAAGAAAGTTTTTTAAATTATAA
- a CDS encoding V-type ATP synthase subunit D, giving the protein MPQIKPTRSELIKLQRKIKLSKTGYNILKKKRDGLVMNLFGMVKDAKEAQETLEESYEIAKKYLGMTIAFEGEIAVASCALIKKGAPKFYLDSKNILGVQVPKISDLSFKKGINERGYSILSTSSKIDETVEEYEKVLEYVAKAVEAESTLKKVLNEIEVTKRRVNALESKIIPRLESQKKFIDFRLEELERENKFRLKMIKDKKSKKSSR; this is encoded by the coding sequence GTGCCACAGATAAAGCCGACTAGGTCTGAGTTGATAAAACTTCAGAGGAAAATCAAACTTTCTAAAACAGGGTATAATATCCTAAAGAAGAAAAGAGATGGCCTAGTCATGAATCTTTTTGGGATGGTTAAGGATGCCAAAGAAGCTCAAGAAACTCTTGAAGAAAGTTATGAAATTGCAAAGAAATATCTTGGAATGACAATAGCTTTTGAAGGGGAAATTGCTGTTGCCTCTTGCGCATTAATTAAAAAAGGCGCCCCTAAATTCTATTTGGATAGCAAGAATATTCTGGGGGTTCAAGTTCCTAAAATATCTGATTTATCTTTTAAAAAAGGTATCAATGAGAGGGGATATAGCATTCTTTCAACATCCTCAAAGATTGATGAAACTGTGGAAGAATATGAAAAAGTATTAGAATATGTAGCAAAAGCAGTTGAGGCAGAATCAACACTTAAGAAAGTATTAAATGAAATCGAAGTCACAAAAAGAAGAGTAAATGCTTTAGAGTCAAAGATCATACCCCGATTAGAATCTCAGAAGAAGTTCATTGATTTTCGATTGGAGGAGCTCGAAAGAGAAAATAAATTCAGGCTTAAAATGATCAAAGATAAGAAATCTAAGAAAAGCTCCAGATGA
- a CDS encoding V-type ATP synthase subunit B, whose translation MKEYKTITSVTGPLIFLENTENIGYGEYVNITLSDGSRKRGQVLDTSGNKVVVQVFEGTRNIDKNAYVKFSGDVLKVPVSHDMLGRVFSGSGDPLDGGPKVIPEARLDINGLPINPYKRAPPHEFIQTGVSAIDGMNSLIRGQKLPIFSGSGLPHNQLALQIARQATVLDCTESFAVIFVAMGITEEEAKYFISDFEKTGALERGIVFLNLASDPSIERLIVPRIALTTAEFFAFNYDMHMLVIMTDMTNYCEALREIGSAREEVPGRRGYPGYMYTDLASIYERAGRIEGKNGSVTQVPILTMPGDDITHPIPDLSGYITEGQIIVSRDLQRKGIYPPIDVLPSLSRLMSKGIGKDRTREDHKSVSDQLYAAYAEGKDLRGIVSIVGKESLSKSDKLFLDFADDFEKRFVSQKSNENREIKNTLDIGWEILSKLPEDKLLRVSDELIEKYMRRFKGATDKAD comes from the coding sequence ATGAAAGAGTACAAAACTATCACTTCTGTAACTGGGCCCCTTATCTTTCTAGAAAATACTGAGAATATAGGATATGGCGAATATGTCAACATCACTCTTTCCGATGGGAGTAGAAAAAGAGGCCAAGTATTGGACACATCGGGGAATAAAGTTGTTGTTCAAGTTTTTGAAGGAACTAGAAACATTGACAAAAATGCCTATGTTAAGTTTTCAGGTGATGTATTAAAAGTTCCAGTTTCACATGACATGCTTGGAAGAGTATTTTCTGGTTCGGGGGATCCACTTGACGGTGGGCCAAAAGTTATACCTGAAGCTAGATTGGATATCAATGGGCTCCCAATAAATCCTTACAAAAGAGCACCTCCTCACGAATTCATTCAGACAGGTGTATCTGCTATAGATGGAATGAATTCATTAATTAGGGGGCAAAAACTTCCTATATTTTCAGGATCTGGATTACCACATAATCAACTAGCTTTACAGATAGCAAGACAAGCAACGGTCTTGGATTGTACTGAAAGTTTTGCAGTTATCTTTGTTGCAATGGGTATAACCGAAGAAGAAGCGAAATATTTTATAAGTGATTTTGAAAAAACAGGAGCGTTAGAAAGAGGAATCGTTTTTTTAAATCTTGCTTCAGACCCTTCAATTGAAAGACTAATCGTACCACGAATAGCTTTGACTACTGCTGAATTTTTTGCATTTAACTACGATATGCATATGCTAGTTATAATGACTGATATGACAAATTACTGTGAAGCCTTAAGGGAAATAGGATCTGCTAGGGAAGAAGTTCCCGGGAGAAGGGGTTACCCGGGTTACATGTATACAGATCTTGCTTCAATTTATGAACGGGCTGGAAGAATAGAAGGTAAAAACGGTTCTGTTACACAAGTACCTATCCTCACAATGCCAGGTGACGATATTACTCACCCTATACCTGATTTATCTGGGTATATCACAGAAGGACAAATTATTGTTTCTAGAGATCTCCAAAGGAAGGGCATATATCCTCCTATTGATGTTCTGCCTTCATTATCAAGATTAATGAGCAAGGGAATCGGAAAAGATAGGACCCGAGAAGATCATAAATCTGTATCTGATCAATTATATGCAGCATACGCTGAAGGAAAAGACCTTAGAGGAATTGTTTCAATTGTTGGTAAAGAATCTCTTTCAAAATCTGACAAATTATTTTTGGACTTTGCAGATGATTTTGAAAAAAGATTTGTATCTCAAAAATCGAATGAAAACAGAGAAATAAAAAATACGCTAGATATAGGATGGGAGATTCTTTCAAAACTACCTGAAGATAAATTATTAAGAGTAAGTGATGAATTAATCGAGAAATATATGAGGAGATTTAAGGGTGCCACAGATAAAGCCGACTAG
- a CDS encoding V-type ATP synthase subunit A: MENKGTIYRVSGPVVTATNIDAKMNELVRVGKEGLFGEVIEIDYDKTIIQVYEDTSLLKPGDEVTTTGMPLSVDLGPGLLGSIYDGVQRPLPKLSQLMGEYIKRGAEAPGIDREKKWEFFPSKKKGDKVNFGDIIGYVNENEFTKHFIMSPPNISGEIVEILEKGEYTVEEILCRLDNDAVIKMYQRWPVKVPRPFKDKMIPNVPLVTGKRIIDVLFPLAKGGTAAIPGPFGSGKTVTQQQLAKWSDTKVVVYIGCGERGNEMIDVLTEFPKLVDPVTGGPLMNRTVLIANTSNMPVAAREASIYTGITIAEYYRDMGYDVALMADSTSRWAEAMREISSRLEEMPGEEGYPAYLSSRLSSFYERAGIVVTLGGKIGSVTVIGAVSPPGGDFSEPVVQNTLRITKTFWALDSNLSQKRHFPSINWLESYSLYYDSLKEWFESKISVDWDRTRAEAMEILQKEAELQEIVQLVGADALPPDQQFLLEIARMLREIFLQQDSYHEVDEFHSLKRQFSLLNAIIRFSRLGNNAIENGVEIDKIIKLESRAEISKVRYRKDFESKIGSINETMSKEFKLLLGEE; this comes from the coding sequence TTGGAAAATAAAGGTACAATTTATAGGGTATCTGGGCCTGTAGTCACGGCAACAAATATAGACGCTAAGATGAATGAGCTAGTCCGAGTTGGTAAAGAAGGACTGTTCGGAGAAGTGATAGAAATTGATTATGATAAAACAATTATCCAAGTCTACGAGGACACATCTCTTCTTAAACCAGGTGATGAGGTCACTACAACTGGAATGCCGTTATCAGTTGATTTGGGGCCAGGGTTGTTGGGCTCAATATATGACGGAGTTCAAAGGCCATTACCAAAACTCTCACAGCTAATGGGGGAATACATTAAGAGGGGTGCCGAAGCCCCTGGAATCGACAGAGAGAAGAAATGGGAATTCTTCCCATCAAAGAAAAAAGGCGATAAAGTAAATTTTGGAGATATAATTGGTTATGTCAACGAGAATGAATTCACAAAACATTTCATAATGTCGCCCCCAAACATATCTGGAGAAATTGTAGAGATTTTAGAAAAAGGAGAATATACTGTTGAGGAAATACTGTGCAGATTAGACAACGATGCAGTAATTAAGATGTATCAAAGATGGCCTGTCAAAGTTCCAAGGCCTTTCAAAGATAAAATGATTCCAAATGTTCCTTTAGTCACAGGTAAGAGAATTATAGATGTTCTATTTCCTTTGGCCAAAGGCGGTACCGCTGCAATCCCTGGGCCTTTTGGTAGCGGTAAAACTGTAACACAACAACAGCTTGCAAAATGGAGCGATACCAAAGTTGTTGTTTATATCGGGTGCGGTGAAAGAGGAAATGAGATGATTGATGTTCTTACAGAATTTCCTAAATTAGTAGATCCTGTAACAGGTGGCCCATTGATGAATAGAACCGTACTTATCGCAAATACTTCAAACATGCCCGTGGCCGCAAGAGAAGCTTCAATTTATACCGGGATCACCATCGCTGAATATTATAGGGATATGGGTTATGACGTTGCGCTCATGGCAGATTCCACATCAAGATGGGCAGAAGCCATGAGAGAAATATCTTCAAGACTGGAGGAAATGCCCGGTGAAGAAGGATATCCTGCATATCTCTCTTCTAGGTTATCAAGTTTTTATGAGCGGGCGGGAATCGTAGTTACTCTCGGGGGCAAAATAGGTTCAGTAACTGTTATAGGCGCTGTTTCACCACCAGGAGGAGATTTCTCAGAGCCAGTAGTCCAAAATACCCTCAGAATAACAAAAACTTTCTGGGCATTAGATTCAAACCTTTCACAAAAAAGGCATTTCCCTTCGATTAATTGGCTTGAATCTTATTCACTCTACTATGATTCCCTAAAAGAATGGTTCGAAAGTAAAATATCTGTTGATTGGGATAGAACAAGAGCTGAAGCAATGGAAATATTGCAGAAGGAAGCAGAGTTGCAGGAAATTGTACAGCTTGTAGGTGCAGATGCACTGCCTCCAGATCAACAATTTTTATTAGAAATCGCTCGAATGTTAAGGGAGATATTTTTACAACAGGATTCTTACCATGAAGTGGATGAATTTCACTCATTAAAGAGGCAATTTTCACTATTAAATGCGATTATCCGATTTTCCAGATTAGGAAATAACGCAATTGAAAACGGTGTTGAAATTGATAAGATAATAAAACTCGAGTCAAGAGCAGAAATATCTAAAGTAAGATATAGGAAAGATTTTGAGAGTAAAATAGGCTCGATTAACGAAACAATGTCAAAGGAATTCAAGTTACTCCTAGGGGAGGAATGA
- a CDS encoding V-type ATP synthase subunit F, with protein sequence MEFGVIGDEEFVMGFKLLGIKKSERIANDQEFEDHLNDMFKDKEVGIIIIQPEYYKNLSSKSKLKVDTSVKPTVIVLGEKLSDILRDKIKHVIGVDLWGN encoded by the coding sequence ATGGAATTTGGAGTAATTGGTGATGAGGAGTTTGTTATGGGATTTAAGTTATTAGGAATCAAGAAAAGTGAGAGAATAGCAAACGATCAAGAATTTGAAGATCACCTTAATGACATGTTTAAGGATAAAGAAGTAGGAATTATAATTATTCAACCCGAATATTACAAAAATCTTTCAAGTAAAAGTAAATTAAAGGTCGACACTTCAGTCAAACCAACAGTAATTGTATTGGGAGAAAAATTAAGCGATATCTTGAGAGACAAAATAAAACACGTAATTGGAGTTGACCTGTGGGGTAATTAA